GCTGGAGCAGCATCAGGTTTAATAGTTTCTCTGTATTTATATTTACCATTTTGTATTTCTAAAACTACAGCAGATTTTACAGCATCACGAGTTGGACTAATTGTAATAACGCCAGTAACAGCTTTGAATTCTTTAGTTTGTGCTAGTGCATCACGAATTGCTTTAGGATCTGTAGAGTTTGCTCGTTTGATTGCGTCAAATAAAATTCTAGCTGCATCATAGGCTAGGGCTGCTAAAGCATCAGGAGTTTCATTAAACTTTGCCTTAAAGTTTGTAATAAAACTTTGTACATTTGGATCTGGATCTTCTATGGTGTAGTGGTTAGAAATAAAACAGCCATTTAGAGCATCTTTTCCAATATCAAAAAGAGTTTGTGAATCCCAACCATCTCCACCCATTAGCGGTACAGTAATACCTGTTTTGCGGGCTTGTTGGGCAATCTGTCCTACTTGAGTATAGTATCCAGGAACATAAATAGCTTCAGGATTTAAGCCTTTAATTTTAGTTAATTGCGCGCTAAAGTCAGAATCTGCGGCTTGGTAAGCTTCATCAACTAAAATTTCGCCACCTAATTTCTTAAAAGTTTCAGCAAAAAACTGTGAAAGACCTTTGCTATAGTCGCTACCGTTGTCATGCAAAATAGCTACTTTTTTGACTTTTAATGTATTGGCAGCAAATTTAGCCATTACTTCGCCTTGAAAATCATCCAAAAAGCAAACTCGGAAAATATAGTCTCCTACCTGGGTAACTTGTGGGTTTGTCGAAGATGGCGAAACCATTGGAATTTTCTTTTCTTGGCAAACTTGCCCACCAGCAATTGAGTTTGTAGATGCTACTTCACCCAAAACAGCTATAACCTTGTCTTTATCAATTAGTTTTTGTACTACAGTAGTTGCTTCTTGTTGTAAGCCTCGATTATCTTCAATAATCATTTCAATTTGTTTGCCAAGCAAACCACCTGACTTATTTGCTTCATCTAGGGCTAGGTCAATACCTTTTTTGGTAGATTGTCCAAATGTTGCTTTATCGCCTGTTAATGAGCCATATTGACCTATTTTGATTGTGTTAGAAGTATTTGTATTATTGCCGGTATTGTTATTTGCTTCGTCTTTTTTCTCACAAGCAATAAAAGTTGCAAAAATAATTAAGATAAATAGTGAAGATAAAAGAGTTTTTAGAAAAGTTCTTGATTTCATTAAAAATTTTTTCGGTACTTAAAAAAATTTGGTGTTCTTAAAAAGAATATTAAAAGTACCGCCTCCATAGTGAAAGTTTAATTACTTAAAAAGTAGGGATTCTACTTGTTTTACTGCTGAAAATTAACTGATATTAATACTGATGTTTTTGGGTAGTGTAACCGAAAATTGATATAAGATATTGCTACTCCTGTCAACCCAAATAGGCGTTTTTACTGGTAAATACTGCTTTATTTCTATCATTTTCAATAAGAAATTTAGCTAACAGGGGATATTTTTTCTTTACAATATATTTTCCATTTTCAATCCCTACAATTACTGCTGGTTTTATTGCGTCTCGAGTAGGACTAATAGTAATTTTACCTGTAATCCCAGAAAAATTCTTTATTTCAGCAATAGCATCACGAATTGCTTTAGGATCAGTTGAGTTTGCCTTTTTAATAGCAGCAAACATAATATGTGTTGCATCATAGGCTAATCCTGCTGTTGTGTCAGGAGTTGTTTTATATCTATCTACAAAAGTCTGAACAAAGCTTTTTACCATTGGATCAGGATCTTCAACATTATAATGGTTTGAAAATAACAACCATTAAGAGCTTCTTTCCCTATTTCTAAAAGAGAAGGGGAATCCCAACCATCAGCCCCAAGTAATGGTATGTTTAAGCCTAATTTACGTGCTTGTTGCGCAATTTGACCAACTTGAGTGTAGTAGCCTGGAACATAGATTGCGTCTGGATTTAAGCCTTTAATTTTAGTTAATTGTGAGCTAAAGTCTACATCTTGTTTTTGGTAAGCTTCCTTAGCAATAATTTCTCCACCTAATTTCTTAAGTGTTTCACTGAAAAATTGTTCTAACCCAAGGCTATAATCGCTACCATTATCATAAAGTATAGCAATACGTTTAGCTTTTAAGCTGTTAAAGGCAAATCTAGCCATTACTTCGCCTTGAAAATCATCTAAAAAGCAAATTCGGAAAATATAATCTCCAATTTGTGTAACTTGTGGGTTTGTTGAAGATGGTGTAATCATTGGAATTTTCTTTTCTTGACAAACCTGTCCGCCAGCGATTGAATTTGTAGAAGCAGATTCACCAAGTACACCTATAACTTTATCTTTATCAATAAGTTTTGTACTGCAATACTTGAATCTTGTTTGTAGTCCACGAGTATCTTCATAAATTGCTTCTACTTGACGACCTAACAACCCACCAGATTTGTTAATCTCGTCAACGGCCATTTCTACACCTTTTTTTCCAAATTGACCAAAAGTAGCAATTTCACCTGTTAGAGGATAATAAACTCCAATTTTGATTTTATTATCAGTTGTTGGTTGGTCGTTTTTTTTCTCACAGGCAAGCAAACTAGTAAGAATTAGGATAAGTAGCAGGGTTTTGAGTAAAAATAGTTGTTTCATCTCTTTGCCTAAAGCTAATATTTAGTTTTACTGCTTTATTTATATTGAAATATTCTTAAATAAATTAAATGAGATTAATTAAATGATGTCAAAGAAGGTTAATGCTTCTAAACCCATTCGTAAACAGAAAAAAGCTAATGGTTGGTCTTTTAAACGGATTTTTCTAGTTTTATTCCTACTAGGGTTTGGTTATTTAGGGCTAGAGTTTATTTTACTACCTACAGGAAAAGAGCTTAAAGCTGCTAATACAACAACTACAGCTTTAATGCAGGCTAGACAAAGAGAAGCTATCAGAGAGGGCAGAGCTTTGAAATAAAACAAAGCTGGCAACCTATAGATCAGATCTCACCAAATTTGCTTAGAGGTGTTTTAGCTGGAGAAGATGCTAGATTTTTTCAACATAATGGCTTTGATACAGTTGAAATTCAAAAAAGCTTTGGAAAAGATTGGGAAGAAGGTGCGTTTGTTCGTGGTGCTTCAACCATTACTCAACAACTAGCTAAAAATCTTTATTTATCTGAATCAAAAAATCCACTACGTAAAGTTAAAGAAGCTGCTATTACTTATTATTTAGAGAAAAATTTAGGAAAAAAGCGAATATTAGAAGTTTACTTAAATGTTATTGAGTGGGGCGATGGTGTTTTTGGTGCTGAAGCTGCGGCACAAAAATATTTTGGTAAATCAATTAGCCAAGTCTCTGTTAGTGAAGCTGCTTACTTAACAGCAATGATCCCAATCCTAGGACAGTTTATAACCCATCAAAGAACCCAAAACGAGTAGCAAAACGACAGCAATTAATTTTGCGGCGTATGAATGCAGTTAAATTTCCTAAAGGTTGGTAAGAATGTTAGATTTGTAAAGTTTTTTGGAAGTTAAATTGATTAGGATTTATTTAGTGGTATAGAAGAACTTTATTTTAAACAAAAGAATAGCACTGTGGTTGTGGGAGATAACCACAGTGCTAAAACCAATCGCGATTACAGTCCTCACCACTATAACCGCTTAGAGACCATAGCGACATCTCTATCGCTAATTATCTCTTGCCCCACCTTCCCTTATTGCAAGCTATATGCCACTATGGACAAAAATTTTAATGAACGTCTGTACTTTTTCCATCTGTAAGTAAACATTAAGCTTATAGGTAGGCCATTTAATCTACAAAAGGTTGACTTATATCTTTAACTTAGGAAAAAAGGTTGGACTATGTAAAAAATACTCGATCATTTAAATAAAACTAGGTATATTTTTCCTAGTAAGCAAATTTTTCCTAGTTTCTTGCTAGCAACACATCTATCTTAAACCCGATAATGGGTTAGCATTATAAAATTTGGAGGCTTGGATAATGGGAGATATTAAAAATAACAGTATTAACAATAACATCAATACTAACTATAGTTTATCAGATATAGACAACCTAGAAATTGCACAAAGTCTTATCCAAGCAGAACTAGTTTCCAAGGAAAAATTAGTCGCTGGATCAGAAGAAACAGCAAAAGAAATAGTGCAAGAATTTTTTTCTCGCAATGATTCTAGTACAGGTGAAAACACAATTTTTGCTAATTTGGTAAAAAATCAACTAATCTCTGATACAGGTGGACATACAGTTATCAGTGGCACTCCTAGCAGTTCTAGCCAAGGTGTTTCCGAGTCTATAGAAGTAGTAAATTCTGCTCCAACGGCTGCTAGCACTCAAGCAAATGTCAATCCAGCTAACCAAGCACGCCTTTTACAAGCAAATTTAGAGAAAGAAGCTCGTCACGCAGCAGCAAACCGTAAAGCAGAAATGGATATGGTTTTAGAACATCAAGCTGCGGAAGCTAGCTTAAAAAATCAACATCAAAAAGAAGAAGCTGCCTTTGCTGCTGCTAATCGTGCAGCAGAAGCAGAACTAAGAAAAACTAATTCGGCAGCAGCAGATTTATTAAAAGCAGAGAACTTAAAGAAAGAAGCTGCCCTAGCTGCCCAACATAAGAGTGAACAACAAAACTTTTTAGCTGGCAATATGAAAGCTGAAACAGATTTAGCTAATCGTAATCGTGCTGCTGAAGATGCAGAAATGTTAGCAGACATGGCTAAAGAAGCAGCTATGCAAGCCCGACATTCACAAGATGAGACAGCACTTAAGGCAGCTAATTTAGCCAAACAACAAGCACATGCAGAACAAAATCGCTTAGCTGAAAGCACACTCTCAACCACCAATCGCAAAGCAGAAGCCGACCTTAGTCAGGCTAATAAAGCTGCTCGTGATGTAGTGGGTGCGCAAAATCTTGCAGCAGAAGCCGAACTTGCTATTGGTAATCGCGCATTAGAAGAAGCGGAAACCGACCCTGAAAAACAAGCTTTATTAATTGCTAAACATCAGGAAGAAGAAGCAAGCTTTAGTGTTGCCAATAGACAGATGGAAGCCGACCTTTTATCACGAGATCTAAAAGCTGAAATGGATTTTCGCCAAGTAAATTTAGAAAATGAAACTAAATTTATTAATGCTAATAAACAGGCTGAAGCTGCCGAAATAGATTTAGATACGGCTGCTGAAGCGCAACTAAGGGCAACTAATGACCTAGCAGAAGCCGAACTTGCTGCTAATGATCAAGCAAAACTAGCAGCCTTAAAACAAGCTAATGCTTTAGCTGAAAGTGCTTTTGCCGCAGCTAATCGCGCTGCTGAAGCTACCTTAAAAGCTTCACATGCTAAAGAAGAAGCTGAACTTGCTAAAAAAGATAGGGGTGCTGAAACAGCA
The sequence above is drawn from the Blastocatellia bacterium genome and encodes:
- a CDS encoding ABC transporter substrate-binding protein; translation: MKSRTFLKTLLSSLFILIIFATFIACEKKDEANNNTGNNTNTSNTIKIGQYGSLTGDKATFGQSTKKGIDLALDEANKSGGLLGKQIEMIIEDNRGLQQEATTVVQKLIDKDKVIAVLGEVASTNSIAGGQVCQEKKIPMVSPSSTNPQVTQVGDYIFRVCFLDDFQGEVMAKFAANTLKVKKVAILHDNGSDYSKGLSQFFAETFKKLGGEILVDEAYQAADSDFSAQLTKIKGLNPEAIYVPGYYTQVGQIAQQARKTGITVPLMGGDGWDSQTLFDIGKDALNGCFISNHYTIEDPDPNVQSFITNFKAKFNETPDALAALAYDAARILFDAIKRANSTDPKAIRDALAQTKEFKAVTGVITISPTRDAVKSAVVLEIQNGKYKYRETIKPDAAPAQSAAVTTK
- the mtgA gene encoding monofunctional biosynthetic peptidoglycan transglycosylase, giving the protein MKQSWQPIDQISPNLLRGVLAGEDARFFQHNGFDTVEIQKSFGKDWEEGAFVRGASTITQQLAKNLYLSESKNPLRKVKEAAITYYLEKNLGKKRILEVYLNVIEWGDGVFGAEAAAQKYFGKSISQVSVSEAAYLTAMIPILGQFITHQRTQNE